The sequence TGGAAAAATATggtttgtatcgcatacaaaacatacgcaacagAAACTCAATGGATCTACTTCCTTTGCAATTGATAatatgtactatgtaaatttcagaatttaagaataaAAGAGCGTACCCTGCtacagtgaaattcaaaaacaaagattaaaagtacttgggaacatttttaatcttcactccaattccacttatgcccaagaagtgtgatctctcaatcagtttatatgtatgtgttcaggggagaataagagagtggcttacactcacatacaaaccatttcattctAATAATacaattctgtatgtttctctttttatatataactgattatcAAATTGGGCTAGCTTTTTGAGCCATTCCAATTGagttttagtatgtggcttggagtgggaccaaaagggacaaCTAAGACACTAGCTCTAATGGGTTTTAGGtctttctatcaactcttgataaactcaaaattaccattaattatatttaatactactatataaatataattgtactccaggccttattaataaattatatcccaagattttattatacattcaactcattcattaaaatattcatagtaatacaaTGTCATGAATGTtaactgccactttgaagattactacatcttaatccttgagtacccggtttaatcatttaagttattcattatatatttatgaaatccaatttcataaatttatactttagtaacttcttactaaagtggttaggcctaacactctgaataaccaaactcattaaacttatctcaagggaatatattatatctctgttaagagattttgaattccatcttgagaatatatgtttctTCAatactaaatgtggctgcccaacatattGAAGTTTTGAttgtgactttagatctcactcttgatatatcaaagcaacttACACTTCATGAttaggttcattattctctcaggattaagagttgatgtaaatagaaatcgtgagatttattattcatttgacaattGTTTGTAGAATAATAATTCTCATAACGGTCCAATTCAATATGttttaacacttaaaacatatcaactagaagtctccattttcatgatcaagacaaatcatcttaattaatatgttgtagtcttcgcagatgaaatgcctaatttcatcactgattacaaactaaaattctaagtttataaagaacttgtgatttatattttctgtgactaaatcacatactatacatctcatggactatataataatgtccaaatattcatgttaccattattttaaataataataaaacaagtttattaatcacaacataatgtcatacatagcatcatacaataggatttaaagggcacatatcctaacattgcataattttatttactataatTCTTCAAAGACTTCATTGAAATCAGGTTCTACTGTTTAAGTCCTTTGACATTAAAACAGTAAATTTTCCCGCATTAGGAACAAGTAGGCAAATTAGCCGGGGGTGGCCGAATGCTTGTTGCGCTGGTGGTCCCATTCTTCACTATGATGACAGTGTTCATACCCCAGCTTGCATGCCTTTCCAAATGACAATGCATAAACCATACTCCTGAAGAATATTATAAATGTCAGTAATAAGAGAAACTTTAGGGACACGGGTTTTGTGCTACAATAAAACTGTCACAATTTTAAAGTAGTTGATCGTGAttaatggataaaaaaaatgagtaaatttatatggAAGTGATTGTCTAATTACTCATAGTCAACCACTTTAACAAGttgtggaaatttttttcaaaaatgatgtGGTCAAAAGCACATTGATGTATTATCATCATATGCACATACATTTGTCAATCATCGTGactaataagagagagagagagagagagtaccggGATTATTAGCAACAAATCTAATAGTAGCCCATCCACTCTTAGGAACTCCAAAGGTATTGACTTCTGGTGGATCAATCAAGTTATAAGTCTTGGGGGAAGTGGTTTTGTTGAAGTTCCCATAACCTGTCCCAAGCAAATAGAAGCTAAAACCATGCAAATGCATAGGATGATTCTCTGGATTCCCAATACTAGTTCCTTGGAACACTATCTCCACCCTTTTACCATACTCTATGATCTTTGCCTTTGTTCCTATGCTTGGGAGTAGTAAGCCACCGTTTGAATCTCCCGTGAAGTTAAAAAGAGAAGGTGGCAGATTTGGGAAACTACTTTCATAAACGTTGGACAGATTCCTGTAAGATGATTTTGAAGATACAATAAAATTGGAGCAATATttgaacataacatttttcacaattgtttACATAATTTACTTTCACTTCGTCCACCATTGAcacacatgttttttatttatttattatttttttttaatattatgtatCAGTCACATTAGACAATattaataattgtgaatttttctttaaaagaatatatgcctaaattttttgtaaacatTGTTTCTAGTTATAAGCACCGCTACCAAATTAAGGGGAAAACTCAAGTACATTATATTAagttctccaattaaattcaaatacctAGTTGCATTGAtcattaaaacacaaaaaatgtaatcatttccaaaaacaattcatTTCAATACTTGAAAAATCTAATATACAGATACTACGTACACCtaagatatatatattgtcttttAAGTTTTACCCACAAATTAACACTAACAACATAAGTATAGCAGTACCAACCTGTAGTATGCTTGCAGTATATCAATTTTTGGGGTCGAAAAGCTTATGTTGTTTAAGCTAGCTGCTAAAGTGGAATTATTTGGACCCCCACACGAAGCTTTATCACAAGTTAATTGATTTACAGAAACTGTGATAAATATCCGTTCATCAACTCCAGTTGGGACACTAATTGGGTGATCTTTGCTCGCCAAAGCTCTTAAGCGAGTTGTGAAGTTGTCAGCAGCAGACTTGGCAGTAATATTAGGAAGGGTTGGAAAGGAAGGAGAGGATGGAGGAGTATAATTGCCTACGTACTGAAAAATTGCTGTAGTGTTGGTCTCGTCGTATGGAGCATTAGAGTCAAAGAAAGGACGAGCAGCCATGTAATAATGGCTTGGAGACTGGTTTGCTGTGACCAAAATGTCCATTGTTTGTCCTGGAGTTATCATGACGTAGCTAGTGTTTATGGGTTTTAAGTATGAAGCATCTTGTGCAACAACTGTGAGCTTGTGATGTGCAATGGCGAAGAACATTTCTTCATTCATGCCGGCGTTGATGAGGCGGAGAAGATAGGTCTTTCCTTGAATAACTCGTAGACGATATGTTGTTGCTGAAGCATGAAAATATGATCAATTAATTGTAGTTTAATTAAACAAGGGGTTAAGATGGAGTTATAACTGATATAACTTTTAAGTAATGCTAGACAACAAAATAACTTTCtattggaataaaatttttaaaatccGACCTTAACATTATATATTCCCATCCCAATATTCTTAACACattgcatatcaaatttcatataaatcaaattttattgaCTATTTGATTAAGGAACCTATCTTTTacacttaattttaaaatataaaaatctaaatattaaaatatttgatatatGACATAGTGATTTccatttctttaaaattttagcaAACATGTAAGGTATACGaaataaaatgtaattcaacAATAGCTTTATCAAAATTGTTATCCAATAAAGTAATTTGAGTAATGTAATTTGAATCCAACTCTTAAAATCATATCCAATGTTTTCCAACTATCAGTGGTAGGTATCGTTTTTGCTTTTCCCCCAAATAATGGAAGCAAAACCATTTACAagagcatttatttatttatttatttatttataagagaAATTATTGTTGCTACCAACCGGATGTAAAGTATTTCACACAATGTTTACACTTTCATGCTAGTTATCCATATTTCATACATGATATGAAAGAGTAGGGGCATGGAGCAAGTGTGCGATTGGCCCCTACttatttgttttcactttttatctTAGTTTCTTTTGCAAATTATCtaagttttagttttttgtcacacatttaatataaaaagttactaaaaactaaatacgctatgcaaataagttaccgcaaataagttgttcccaaagCTCTTTTATaaagcaatttttattttttagaattttttttcccatgatAAATTTGGAAAGAAATTAATACCAATAGAGCAATTGTTTGGATATCCTGGTTGGCCATTAAGAGTGTAGGCATCTGATACCTCTGGATCTCCACCGGTTGCTGTAGCTTCATCGATTATTTCCTTCACATCTCCCTTAAACCATTCCGCTACAATGTATAAAAAGGAAGATTTAGATATGTATAAGTACAAACTTAGCATACATTTAATTTCCAGTTAATCTTTTGCAATCTTCCCAGTTATATGGTATATATATGCCATTATATCCTCTCTGAAAATAAGTTATGGCCACTAGCCATTACTAAATTATACCCAATATAATTACTTCTTCAGCATAGGGCTTTGGAAATGGATAAGAGGTTCCATTTTTTGGAGAGATAACAATTGCGCCATGAACTGTTGCACGTGACCAATCACTATGGGCATGCCACCAAAGCGTTCCTTCTTCATCAGAAAATACAACCTCAtaagtgaatttttttcctGGTTTAATTGGACATTGGGTAATATTTTCAGGACCATCTGACCATGGATTTCTTGGCTGCTTCACTCCGTgcctatttttaaaaataaaaaagaagtgttCATTAGCTTTATGAGTTTTATTCCATATAATTGTATTATTCAATAAATTCTTTAAAGATCTAACAGATAAAGCAGTAGGATCTCAAGTGTTAGTTACTACAgttcccaaaaaagaaaagaaaaaaaaaaggtcatgtTTGGTTCAAGgagttttcatcactcattactcaaTTTTTATCATTCATCActtatttttcataaatctcaCACCTGACTTACTTGTTtggttaaatatttgtttttagttttcataactcaaaactcaaaaaattgagttagagtaatgaaaattgaaaacaagttTTCTCTGTTTTCAAGTGATGAAAAATGAGTTATGGTGGCATTATTGTAATTCTTTGCATCTATGTCGGACCCGCTTCAATGTCTAGTCTCAAACACACTCCACCCAAcaactctctttctttatttcttttatttctattatctttctttttctttcttcaataccTGGGTCTTTTCTTCTTACTTTCACACGGGTTCGTAGGACCTGTTGGCTCCACAGTTTTGAGATAAGGTTactttttttatctaaaaacttAAGCCAAGTGTTGATGCCAAACACAATGGGAACTGAGTTAGTAGAAAATTGAGAATTAGAATATAAGATATGAGATAGAGGATTGAGTGATGGGAACTGAAATATGAAAGCTGAGATATAAGTGAGTAGTGAAACAAACAGGCCTTAATCTCCAGCCCAATTTCATTTTGGACATCATGCATGAGGttattcactattttttatacatttaaatctttataaaatgaatgaattttgactttttgtttacctttaaaatattattttttaaaatcacatCTTCCCACCTCACtagttttaatatatatttttctttttagggtAAACTAATATAGTTTACACCCTAAGATTTGGTCTAATGCTAACTAgatctaaaaattttcaaaactaactAACTTGGTTACTAAACCTTTAGGTTTGTTActcatttttctcctttttcatACGGTGGTTAGAGAATAAGTTGGTCAATTTTGTAAAATGCAAACTAAAAGTTCTAATAAAGAGATGATATTATGCAACATCATGCTTATAACACGCAGAGGTAAATAAGACATACTGTGAGTGAATTGACACAGTAGTcaaccatgagagagagagagagagattgatcaTTTACCAGTGAATAGTCACGCCATACTTTCCGTTATTTTGAACGGTGACAAATGCTGTGTCACCTTTTTGAACACGAAGGACTGGCCCTGGGAATTGACCATTTACAGTCAGCATGCTCTTGGTGCTACATAGCCTGGTAAAATTCGTCTCCTTCAGCTGCAACCAGAAATGGACATTGATATGAGAAACACAAACTTTCAAatttgaacatatatatatatatgagtaacTTAAACAACATATTTCAACATAAATGAAACTAGTGTGCTTCTCTTTCCCTTTACACTGGTCACCGCATGTTTTTCAAAAGCATCTGCTTTTATGATAGAAGGGAAAATTGGATCTTGTCTAAGATATGTTTGgataagtttctttttttatgcGTACCATAGTAGGTGGTAAGTGACACTTACTACGTAGGTGTAATTATGGACTACTGAGGCCGTGCAAAGCGGCAGTCCATCCAGATAAAAGAGCCCCAGAAAAGCTAAGATCAATACTACCTTCTTCACTCCCATTTGTGCAAACAACTCTTACCACACATAAAATACACTACTCTCAGTCTCACTCacaatctctttctctttcGGTTTGGATTCTTTCGACCAAGGTTTTAGGATCTATTTATAGAAGTATAAATGCACGGAAAGAAACAGATGCATGTACAAATTGATAATGCTCAAGATTGTAATTTTAGTGTTTGGTACAAgtaattaaaaactgaaaattgttgtttgaaaatatgtgaaaatatgtgtaggtgaaaaagtgtgtgtaaatacatataatgttatttaaaaactgaaaattgttgaaACACCCTATTAATTTTgagtgattttgattttttttttcctcccaaagTTTCAAAATTCTAATATGTACCCCATGAATTATGAGTTACTTATAGTTCAAATTTAAGTCGGTTCATAAATATGTTGCGAttatgtgtttgttaagtgtCAATTAACTTCAAAATATCGTCATTTtaaactctattaaaaaaatgtaagatgttattttgactaaaatttaattttatatctttaaaattttaggtaattttgatgagaaatgctatgtccataACATTGTCACAActctttcacaacaaattttaagttgtaagttattattggttgttatgGGTAGGCAAAAAAGCAATTTaagttgtggattcaaattaaaacaataaCTATTTGTcacatatgatttgttgtaaaaatattgtgaatatgaCATTTCTCATTTTGACTATACCACTTATagttctaaaaattatattcataaaACTGTGTTTTAAGTTAATGTGACATTTAACAAATATCTAATTACTTAAATCCAAAAAACATCTAAACTAAAGGTATggattcaaaatttaaaattttaaaagaaaattttaaattaagtcacgcttaaaaaaattaattacaatttaatattgaaaata is a genomic window of Quercus lobata isolate SW786 chromosome 2, ValleyOak3.0 Primary Assembly, whole genome shotgun sequence containing:
- the LOC115975469 gene encoding laccase-14-like isoform X2, producing MLTVNGQFPGPVLRVQKGDTAFVTVQNNGKYGVTIHWHGVKQPRNPWSDGPENITQCPIKPGKKFTYEVVFSDEEGTLWWHAHSDWSRATVHGAIVISPKNGTSYPFPKPYAEEVIILAEWFKGDVKEIIDEATATGGDPEVSDAYTLNGQPGYPNNCSIATTYRLRVIQGKTYLLRLINAGMNEEMFFAIAHHKLTVVAQDASYLKPINTSYVMITPGQTMDILVTANQSPSHYYMAARPFFDSNAPYDETNTTAIFQYVGNYTPPSSPSFPTLPNITAKSAADNFTTRLRALASKDHPISVPTGVDERIFITVSVNQLTCDKASCGGPNNSTLAASLNNISFSTPKIDILQAYYRNLSNVYESSFPNLPPSLFNFTGDSNGGLLLPSIGTKAKIIEYGKRVEIVFQGTSIGNPENHPMHLHGFSFYLLGTGYGNFNKTTSPKTYNLIDPPEVNTFGVPKSGWATIRFVANNPGVWFMHCHLERHASWGMNTVIIVKNGTTSATSIRPPPANLPTCS
- the LOC115975469 gene encoding laccase-14-like isoform X1, which produces MGVKKVVLILAFLGLFYLDGLPLCTASVVHNYTYVLKETNFTRLCSTKSMLTVNGQFPGPVLRVQKGDTAFVTVQNNGKYGVTIHWHGVKQPRNPWSDGPENITQCPIKPGKKFTYEVVFSDEEGTLWWHAHSDWSRATVHGAIVISPKNGTSYPFPKPYAEEVIILAEWFKGDVKEIIDEATATGGDPEVSDAYTLNGQPGYPNNCSIATTYRLRVIQGKTYLLRLINAGMNEEMFFAIAHHKLTVVAQDASYLKPINTSYVMITPGQTMDILVTANQSPSHYYMAARPFFDSNAPYDETNTTAIFQYVGNYTPPSSPSFPTLPNITAKSAADNFTTRLRALASKDHPISVPTGVDERIFITVSVNQLTCDKASCGGPNNSTLAASLNNISFSTPKIDILQAYYRNLSNVYESSFPNLPPSLFNFTGDSNGGLLLPSIGTKAKIIEYGKRVEIVFQGTSIGNPENHPMHLHGFSFYLLGTGYGNFNKTTSPKTYNLIDPPEVNTFGVPKSGWATIRFVANNPGVWFMHCHLERHASWGMNTVIIVKNGTTSATSIRPPPANLPTCS